The Benincasa hispida cultivar B227 chromosome 11, ASM972705v1, whole genome shotgun sequence genome has a segment encoding these proteins:
- the LOC120090912 gene encoding uncharacterized protein LOC120090912, protein MRKEYNVNISYDKAWPARETAYALVRGTPEESYIVLHAYGEVLNMENSGTRFEIELENDVHFKYMFMVLGPCIRGFSSCRPVIIVDGSHLKGKYKGTMLVGISMDSNNQVYPLAYAIVNNETDRAWKWFMSNLKCAIGEPPNLVFVSDRAVSIGNVIRAVFPTAFHELCTYHLENNNISNFKDNTIVGMFKDAARAFRMSEF, encoded by the coding sequence ATGAGGAAAGAGTACAACGTAAACATAAGTTACGATAAAGCATGGCCTGCAAGGGAAACCGCTTATGCTCTTGTCAGGGGTACTCCAGAAGAGTCATACATTGTTTTACATGCATATGGTGAAGTGTTAAATATGGAGAATTCAGGTACAAGGTTTGAAATCGAACTTGAAAATGATGTCCATTTCAAGTACATGTTTATGGTATTAGGaccttgtattagaggtttttCAAGTTGTCGGCCtgtgataattgttgatggatcgcatctgaaaggaaaatacaaagggaCCATGTTGGTCGGCATCTCCATGGATAGCAACAACCAAGTttacccactagcatatgccATAGTGAACAATGAAACTGATCGAGCTTGGAAGTGGTTTATGTCGAACTTGAAGTGTGCCATCGGAGAACCCCCTAACTTGGTGTTTGTGTCTGATCGAGCGGTATCTATTGGCAATGTTATTCGTGCAGTTTTTCCCACAGCATTTCATGAATTGTGCACTTACCAcctagaaaataataatatttccaATTTTAAGGATAACACGATTGTTGGGATGTTCAAGGATGCAGCCAGGGCATTTCGCATGTCAGAGTTCTAA
- the LOC120091411 gene encoding bifunctional epoxide hydrolase 2-like, which produces MDQIHHNFVTIKEVKLHIAEIGTGSTVVVFLHGFPEIWYSWRHQMVAAAAAGYRAICPDLRGYGFSDPHPHPQNASFEDFVEDIVGILDFLHIPKAFLVGKDFGSWVVYLFSLFYPARVAGVVSLGVPFLPPNPMRYRDLPEGFYIFRWKESGRAEADFGRFNVKTVLSRIYTLFSRSEIPIAEKDKEIMDMVDESTPRPPWLTDEDLTVYTTLYEHSGFESALQVPYRRKHKELGISNPRVEVPVLLIIGGKDYFLKFPGVEDYIKSEKLREFMADLEVADLADGTHFMQEQFPAQVNHLLINFLTKHNI; this is translated from the exons ATGGATCAAATTCATCACAACTTCGTCACCATCAAGGAAGTAAAGCTTCACATCGCTGAAATTGGAACTG GCTCAACCGTCGTCGTTTTCCTTCATGGGTTCCCTGAGATATGGTACTCATGGCGTCACCAGATGGTGGCGGCAGCGGCGGCCGGCTATCGTGCAATTTGCCCTGATTTAAGAGGCTACGGGTTTTCGGATCCACACCCACACCCTCAGAACGCATCATTCGAAGACTTTGTTGAAGACATTGTTGGAATCCTggattttctccatattcctaAGGCTTTCTTGGTCGGAAAGGATTTTGGGTCTTGGGTTGTTTActtgttttctctcttttatccGGCGAGGGTGGCCGGAGTCGTGTCTCTTGGTGTCCCCTTCTTGCCTCCTAATCCGATGCGGTACCGGGATCTTCCCGAGGGTTTCTACATTTTCCGGTGGAAG GAAAGTGGGAGAGCTGAAGCAGATTTTGGGAGATTCAATGTGAAGACTGTGCTGAGTAGAATATACACTCTCTTCTCCAGAAGTGAAATTCCCATTGCTGAGAAAGATAAAGAGATTATGGATATGGTGGATGAATCAACCCCTCGACCGCCATGGCTGACCGATGAAGATCTCACCGTCTATACAACTTTATATGAACATTCAGGGTTTGAATCTGCATTGCAAGTTCCTTACAG GAGAAAACATAAAGAGTTGGGCATAAGCAATCCAAGGGTTGAAGTTCCAGTTTTGTTGATCATTGGTGGAAAAGACTATTTTCTGAAATTTCCAGGGGTGGAAGACTATATAAAATCTGAGAAACTGAGGGAGTTTATGGCCGATTTGGAGGTTGCAGATTTGGCTGATGGAACTCATTTCATGCAGGAGCAATTCCCTGCCCAAGTCAATCACCTTCTCATCAACTTTCTTACGAAACATAACATTTGA